Proteins co-encoded in one Rattus rattus isolate New Zealand chromosome 5, Rrattus_CSIRO_v1, whole genome shotgun sequence genomic window:
- the LOC116900367 gene encoding olfactory receptor 10AG1-like yields MTETLTKSFLQMKHEVEAEGNISTVMQFVLLGFSALPNLQGILSALFSLIYMIILTGNCLIILITKLDHTLQKPMYFFLANFSCLEICYVSVTVPRILFNIWTQDRNISVLACAVQMCFFLMLGTDECFLLAVMSYDRYVAICNPLHYPVVMNSKKCTQLAAGSWISGIPIQIGQTCWIFSMHFCNSNEIDHFFCDIPPILNLACGDTSVHELSVYVVVMVVAAFPFILVLTSYSKIIATILRLPTAKGRAKAFSTCSSHLLVVVLFYGSGTITYLRPKSMHNPGTDKLLSLFYTIVTPMFNPLIYTLRNKEVIVALRKLIV; encoded by the coding sequence ATGACTGAGACTCTGACTAAATCATTCCTGCAGATGAAACATGAAGTTGAGGCAGAAGGCAACATTTCTACAGTAATGCAATTTGTCCTGCTGGGATTCTCTGCTCTTCCCAACCTCCAAGGAATTCTGTCTGCACTGTTCTCCCTCATTTACATGATTATCCTCACTGGTAATTGCCTCATCATATTAATAACTAAGCTTGACCATACATTGCAAAAACCGATGTATTTTTTCCTGGCAAATTTTTCCTGTCTGGAAATCTGTTATGTATCAGTTACTGTCCCAAGAATTCTGTTCAACATTTGGACACAGGATAGAAACATTTCAGTGCTGGCTTGTGCTGTGCAGATGTGTTTCTTTCTTATGTTGGGAACCGATGAATGCTTCCTCCTGGCTGTGATGtcctatgatcgctatgtggccatttGCAATCCCTTGCACTATCCTGTGGTCATGAACTCAAAAAAGTGCACTCAGCTTGCAGCAGGCTCCTGGATCAGTGGCATTCCAATTCAGATTGGACAAACTTGTTGGATATTCTCTATGCATTTCTGCAATTCTAATGAAATAGACCATTTCTTCTGTGACATACCACCAATTCTGAACCTGGCATGTGGGGACACTTCAGTGCATGAACTGTCTGTCTATGTGGTTGTTATGGTAGTGGCTGCTTTCCCCTTTATTCTAGTGCTTACATCCTACAGCAAAATCATTGCCACCATCCTGAGGTTGCCAACAGCCAAAGGGCGGGCCAAAGCCTTCTCCACATGTTCTTCTCACCTgctggtggtggttttgttttatggatCTGGTACCATTACATACTTGAGGCCAAAGTCTATGCATAATCCTGGAACTGACAAACTGCTCTCATTGTTCTATACCATTGTGACTCCCATGTTCAATCCTCTAATATACACTCTTAGGAACAAGGAGGTTATTGTTGCCCTGAGAAAACTAATAGTCTAA
- the LOC116900366 gene encoding olfactory receptor 5W2-like, which yields MERENCSSFTEFILMGITNNTEVKAALFTIFLVVYLINLIGNLGMIVLIKVDPQLQTPMYFFLSNLSFCDLCYSSAVGPKMLTDIFGNDKSIPFFGCALQFFISCTFVDSECILLAVMAFDRYQAISNPLLYTTNMSSRLCSLLMAGVYLVGVADSLIHTTLTFHLCFCGSNEIDHFFCDIPPILLLSCSDTQVNELAIFTIFGFIELSTISGVLVSYCYIISSVLKISSAEGRFKAFSTCASHLIAVAIFQGTVLFMYFRPSSSYSLDQDKMSSLFYILVIPMLNPLIYSLRNKDVKEALKKLKKKRCC from the coding sequence atggagagagaaaattgTTCCTCCTTTACTGAATTCATATTAATGGGAATTACCAACAACACTGAGGTAAAGGCAGCTCTATTCACAATATTTCTAGTGGTCTATCTGATCAACCTCATTGGGAATCTTGGAAtgattgttttaattaaagtGGATCCACAGCTACAAACACCAATGTACTTTTTCCTCAGTAACCTCTCCTTCTGTGATCTCTGCTATTCCTCTGCAGTTGGGCCTAAGATGTTAACAGACATATTTGGTAATGATAAGTCAATTCCTTTTTTTGGCTGTGCTTTGCAATTCTTCATTTCCTGTACATTTGTGGACTCTGAGTGCATACTGCTGGCAGTGATGGCTTTTGACCGATACCAGGCCATCAGCAACCCCTTACTTTACACAACGAACATGTCCAGCAGACTGTGCTCCTTGCTAATGGCTGGAGTCTATCTTGTAGGTGTGGCAGACTCTTTGATCCATACAACATTGACATTTCACTTGTGTTTCTGTGGATCTAACGAAATTGACCACTTCTTTTGTGATATCCCTCCCATCTTACTACTGTCCTGCTCAGACACACAGGTCAATGAGTTAGCAATATTCACAATTTTTGGGTTTATTGAACTGAGCACCATCTCAGGAGTTCTTGTCTCCTATTGTTACATCATCTCATCAGTCTTGAAGATCAGCTCTGCTGAGGGTAGGTTCAAAGCTTTCTCTACTTGTGCTTCTCACCTGATTGCAGTTGCGATTTTCCAAGGAACTGTGCTCTTTATGTATTTCCGGCCAAGTTCTTCTTATTCTCTTGATCAAGACAAAATGAGCTCACTGTTTTATATCCTTGTGATACCGATGTTAAATCCTCTGATTTATagcctgaggaacaaggatgtaAAAGAAGCTctgaaaaaactgaaaaagaagagaTGCTGTTGA
- the LOC116900368 gene encoding olfactory receptor 10AG1-like, producing the protein MKLDRLKAEVNVSTVTQFVLIGFSELPSLQGFLFAVFSIVYIIILVGNFLIILITSMDPALQKPMYFFLANFSSLEICYVSVTVPRILFSLEKQDRSISLMSCATQLCFFLIFGTTECLLLTVMSYDRYVAICNPLHYPLIMNPTKCTQLAAGSWLGGIPVQIGQTYQIFSMHFCNSNKINHFFCDIPPILKLACGDTSVHELSVYVVVMAVAAFPFILVLTSYSKIIATILRLPTAKGRAKAFSTCSSHLLVVVLFYGSATVTYLRPKSMHSPGTDKLLSLFYTIVTPMFNPLIYSLRNKEVIAALRKLILQK; encoded by the exons ATGAAACTAGATAGACTAAAGGCAGAAGTG AATGTTTCCACAGTGACTCAGTTTGTGCTCATAGGATTTTctgaacttcccagcctccaAGGGTTTCTATTTGCAGTGTTTTCTATCGTTTACATAATTATCCTGGTTGGAAATTTCCTCATAATACTAATAACTAGTATGGATCCTGCATTACAGAAAcccatgtatttttttctggcaaacttttcctctctggaaatctGTTATGTATCAGTTACTGTCCCAAGGATTCTGTTCAGCCTCGAGAAACAGGACAGAAGCATTTCACTGATGTCCTGTGCCACACAACTGTGCTTCTTCCTTATTTTTGGAACTACTGAATGTTTGCTGCTGACTGTGATGtcctatgatcgctatgtggccatctgcaacccTCTGCACTATCCTCTTATCATGAACCCAACAAAGTGTACTCAGCTGGCAGCGGGCTCCTGGCTTGGAGGCATTCCAGTCCAGATAGGACAAACCTATCAGATATTTTCTATGCATTTTTGTAATTCTAACAAAATCAaccacttcttctgtgacatACCACCAATTCTCAAGCTGGCTTGTGGGGACACTTCAGTGCATGAACTGTCTGTCTATGTGGTTGTTATGGCGGTCGCTGCTTTCCCCTTCATATTGGTCCTTACATCCTACAGCAAAATCATTGCCACCATCCTGAGGTTGCCAACAGCCAAAGGGCGGGCCAAAGCCTTCTCCACATGTTCTTCGCACctgctggtggtggtgttgttttaTGGATCTGCTACAGTTACCTATTTGAGACCAAAGTCCATGCATTCTCCTGGAACTGACAAACTGCTCTCTCTGTTCTATACAATTGTTACTCCTATGTTCAATCCCTTAATATACAGCCTTAGGAACAAGGAGGTGATTGCTGCACTGAGAAAGTTAATACTCCAAAAATAG